tgctcaccatccaaggtccaaaacattcattccaagttaagcagcgtttcacttgcacctctttgaatttggtctattgcattcgctggtcccaatgtggtctcctctataatcggagagaccaaacatagactgggtgatcgctttgctgagcttCTGGTTGATTGCCATTTTagcacacgatcctgctcccatgcccatatGTCTgtgcttggcttgctgcaatgttctagtgaagctcaacgcaaactggaggaacagcatcttatcttctggctaggcactttacatccttccgtctcaacatcgaattcaacaacttcagatgatttcctCTACCTCACcttggccccctttgttttcattctattttttactgttctctactttttatttctttatggtctttcttcatttttcttcccccatccccccaccgccccccccacttccctttttctacattctacctctgtcccatcaccccccccccccaacatctccaactgtcacagcttacaacttctctgccgtttggccattcacaccctttattctttcTGTGGAcaactattagcagtcttttcccctggtttctatggctagaactcatctttcattccctccccctgcagtatatctcccactttctatgccttttagctttgacaaaggatcatctggactcgaaatgtcagctcttttctctccttacagatgctgccagacctgctgagattttccagcattttctcttttggtttctgtaGGTTCATTAACCCCTCACCATCACCCTGTGGGAGTTCTATTATCCACTTCACCATTGCACTGGGGGTTCATTACTCTCCCTCAATGGGAGACGTAGGGAGTGGGTGGGGCTGTTTTTATTGGGACAATGTCTCACTGCACCAAGGTAGGCTTTATATCCAGCCTGGCTCCAGGGTCAGCCCCTCTGCCTGTCTCCTTTTCCAGATTGGTTGGCCCAGCTCCAGCGTACACCTGACCCCAGCAATGGGGATCCCGCCTTTGCTGGCACTTTCTCCTGAAGCAGGTGGGGGCACTGAAAAGTCAGGCCTTAAATTTAATTTATGAATAAATCTGTAATAAATGCCAGCCATGTCAATGACATCACAAAATTGGAAGAAAAATTATCACTCTCATCATCACAGCCATCTGGGAGAACATCactgaactctcacctaatccaACAGTCAGTGGGAATCTCCCAACAATCTGTTCATTTTTACTTCACGACGTTCATCATTTCATGAACCTTGCAATTTATAAATACCTATGTGggcttttagaacaaagaacattacagcacaggaacaggcccttcggccctccaagcctgcatcgaccatgctgcctgactcaactaaaactccctacccttccggggaccatttcgcaccttaaagctatgccccctagtaattgactcttccaccctgggaaaaaccttctgactatccactctgtccatgcctctcaatcttgtagacttctatcaggtctcccctcaatttaACGCAGAACCTGGCACAATTGCTCAATTGCACATCAGCAATAATGCATCAAAGCTCACAGAAAGCTCAGGGTAAAGCCGAGTTgttcataacaaagaacaaagaacagtacagcacaggaaacaggcccttcggccctccaagcctgtgccgctccttggtccaactagaccaatcgtttgtatccctccattcccaggctgctcatgtgactatccaggtaagtcttaaacgatgtcagcgtgcctgcctccaccaccctctgtgtaaaaaacgtccctctgatatcctagttatacttcgcccctctcagcttgagcctgtgacccctcgtgatcgtcacctccgacctgggaaaaagcttcccactgttcaccctatctatacccttcataatcttgtacacctctattagatctcccctcattctccgtctttccaaggagaacaaccccagtctacccaatctctcctcatagctaagaccctccataccaggcaacatcctggtaaaccttctctgcactctctctaacgcctccacgtccttctggtagtgcggcgaccagaactggacgtagtactccaaatgtggcctaaccagcgttctatacagctgcatcatcagactccagcttttatactctataccccgtcctataaaggcaagcataccatatgccttctttaccaccttctccacctgtgttgccaccttcaaggatttgtggacttgcacacctaggtccctctgtgtttctatactcctgatgactctgccatttattgtataactcctccctacattatttcttccaaaatgcatcacttcgcatttatccggattaaactccatctgccacctctccgcccaattttccagcctatctatatcctgctgtattgcccgacaatgctcttcgctatgaAGAAGAAAAACTCATACCATTGAAAACACCCTCAGTACACATTAGAAGTAACCCAAGATCAGTTGGACTTTGAAACATTAAACAGAGACAGTAGATTTGAGAGAGATATCTTATATTTAAGAtagcagtctgtaactcacccaaATCGGACGCAGAGAGCCAATTGTGGGAACAGTATGACATCAGCCATGGTGAAGTTATCCCCTGCTATATATGATCGTGGTCCCATCTGAAAACAGAAGTGATTACAGCTGCTTATTGACACAAAATAGCAAAGAGATCACAGTATACAAGTGTGTGGAAGGACATCATCCATATTCAGCCTATTGTCCGTACTTTGTTAGGAACTCTTACTTCCATTTCTCAATCCCACAAAGTATCAActcgctctgtcagagagctacAATAGCAAACAATGGTGCTTCATCAGTCCTACCTGTAACTATAGAGTGACACCAGTAAGGATTCATCCAATGGAATGAATGTGTCAGAAATCCTAATCTACCAACaatcatttaaaaaatacaatTGTTTATTTCTTTGCAGGTGAAAACTGGAGAAAAAGTATATTTTACTCAGTAAAGAAATAGATAAGCCGCTGAAAGATTCCATATATTTTGATGTCTCTATTCATTCCCATCAGTAAGCAAAACTGTACATTTAAAATGGCAGCATCGATTTGAGGTTTGAAAAAGATTGGTCAGTCTCAGTTAGTGTTCTCCTGGCTGTGTGAATCTGGATTGGCCAGTCTCAGTACAGATCCTGCAGACTATGAGAAACCAGATTAGTCAGTCTCAGCCCGGATCCTCCGGAGTCTATGAAACCAGATTGGTCAGTCTCAGTTTGCATCCTCCACGCTGTGTGAAACTGGATTGGCCAGTCTGAATCCCATTCCTCAGGGCTGTGAGAAACAGGATTGGTCAGTCTCAGTCCGGATCCTTGGGGCTGTGTGAAACCGGATTGGTCAGATCCATGAATGCTCAGTTTTGAGTTGTGATATCAGATCTGAATTGATCCCATTTTGCATGGTAGCAGTGCCGGACAACATGTTGTAGGGTATCCTCAGTGTTAGAACTGTCTTCATCTCTATAAGGACTGTGTGCTGGTCACTCCTACAATGTCCAAAAATGGTGATGCTGGTGGTTTAGGTGTTTAGCGTTCTGTGGCAACTCAATCAGCTCACTCAACTGGTACCCAATCCACCACTTTAataatccactccctccactactgccGCACAGTGACCTCAGTGTgaaacatctacaagatgcactgcagcagcaacACAAGGCTCTTTGGCAGCACCTCCAAACAATGTGTTCTACCCCTAGAtgcacaagagcagcagacacatggaaacagcttcatctgcaagttcccctccaagttactcaccatcctgacttggaacaacattCTCCtgttttcactgtcactgggtcaaatcctggaattccctccctagcagcattgtgggtctacttacaccacatggactgtagcggttcacgaaggtagctcatcaccaccttctcaaagacaattagggaaggacaataaatgctactCTAGCCAGTGTTGCCCACGTCCCAAGAATGATCGTAAAAAATACCCTTACCCAACATAATTCTAATTCCAGTCTTGAAAATTATAGATTTCCAATTCCCTCTGTGCAAACTGTCCAATTTCATTCCTGAACAGCCTAGCTCTAATTATAGCATTTTGTCTTCTcattctggactcccctgccatgGATATTGTTTTTCTATCTCACCTCCTTTCTGGTTTTAGTACCCTCAATtagttcactcctcaatgttGTAAAGTCAAGGGAATACAAGCTGAGTTTTGCAACCTATCTTCATAACTTAACCCACTAAACCCAAGTGTCATTCTAGTGAACCTTGCTTCATGCCGTCCTAAGCCAATGTATCCTTTGAGCTATGGTGCCCCATTTCTCCAGATGGGGTATAATAACcattctgtacaactgaagcattacTTTCTCCTTATTGCATTGCAGTTCCCTTGATGTAAAGGATGTACCTTCCCCAGATATCCTTCCCAGAGAGTAAATTCTGCCGTCAGTGCAGATTTATTTCTTGCCAGTGTGGTTTCATGTCGTTCAGGTTCAGGAACCCTCCAATTGTAGAATGCAAAATCAGCTGTAGGTAAAATAACAATGAGATTAAAACAGTCTCTGCTTCTCATAACATCAATAAACTTTTCACCCAATTTTAGTGTCAAAGCGATTGCTCTAAATCACGTGAGCTCCCACACCACTAACGGTTAGATTAGAACAATTCCTGCAACAGTAACAACAAGAAACAGCTCACTTGCCTTTAATCAAATCCCATTGGGTAAATCCAAATCAATTTTTTTGactaaacaaacaaacaaaatcaaattaactggggGACAAGTTAAAATGGGCAGCACTCAAAAAGAagagaaccgcccgaaacaaaacaCAAAGCGgagaggaaacttaaaacatcaaactaaaacgTGAGTAATAGGGTTGATAATACATTCCAGCCCCTGCGGTGTCCAACAAGCATGGAAGGCCTCTATGGTGTTCTCGGATACCACATGCTCCCCTCCAGGGCCAACCAGCCACGAATATAGCCACTATAGAGGGGCAGACAATCCAGCCGGATGACCCCCCTCGGTTGTCCACTGCCTGAACCTGTTGAGGCCTGGGCAAGTTCGAGTCATACACAATTTCCTGAAAGCAGCAATTTCCTGTCAATTGCTGAGGATTACTCGCTGTGTTGCAACTTGATGAGGAGAATCTGTGCGAACATAAATTGGTCTGGAACTGATGGAGAGAGGACTGTGTGTGGAGAATTATTTGGATTTTTGCTCCACAGAAGCAATTCTTGCTCTCTTTCTCAAGCAAAGTGTGCAGTGACTCTGTTTTGTGAAAATGGTTTTCTGAATAACCCCTCCGACCCCTCCTCCAATTGCATATACTCCTTCTACCTCCCCATCTGCCTTGTCCCTCCCTACTGCAGAACCTTCCTCTGTTTTCATGCCCCCACTTTCCTCACCTGCCCCTTGCCTCCCTCTCACGTGTCCCACCTACCTTCTCTCCATCCCACACCCTTCTTTCCTACCATCTAGGGATAGTAGGAATTAGCAGGTAAACTTAActagggattaacgggtaaatatgtgggggtagggcctgagtgggattgtggttggtgcagactcgatgggccgaatggcctccttctgcactgtagggtttctatgatttatctcAACGTCATCCTCTACAACCCCATCTCCAGAACACGGCTGGGAGTGCCACAGTCTGAGTGAGTtgtaacagtggcacaatggctcTCAGTCGTCAGGAACTTACCCATTTTCTGATGTAGAGTTAGAACCTCAAACATTCTCTGGTAAACCAGAGCCTGTTCTGCTGGGGCATCTGGGATCAGTTGATTGCCCTTGGATTTGAACTGACTCTGTAAAGCAGAGGAGAAGAGAcagatcccatgaaaaaatatcaGATAATATTCTTAAGGATTTCCTTGGATATTTATGACcagaagatatgctggttaggtgcattggccatgttaaattctccctcaatgtatccgaagaggcgctggagtgtggcgactagggaattttcaaaaataacttcattgcattattaacacaagcctacttgtgactaacaaataaacatttTTACTTTAGTTTCCAGCTATTTGAAACTTCATTTTCACACTTAATCATTTTTCATTGACTCATATGGCTTTGTGGTAAGATGGGCCATGCCTTCCCAAAGCCCCACTCATTCCTGCACATTTACTTAGTTTAACTGACAGCTGCTGTAATACTGGCTGTTACCATCTCTACCAGGAGGCTTCATCATGTGATCTGGTAGTTTTAAGAAATGGGTTAGTCTAAAACTCCTACCCGAGCACAATAATAATCCTTTGTCTGTGGAGATGAAAATTTGTGCCAGGTTTTAAAGGAGTTTCAAAACCAGTTTCTGATATTGGACTAAGGTCTGATGTAATTGAAAAGGCTCTGGAGTCTCTGCAAGTGCCTTTGTGCCTAACTGGTGCTGGGTGTCAGTTAACATAGTGTTGAATTATACAATCTTCAGGAATGGCGTAACTTCTCGATAATATGTTTCAAGGTTTACCTTTTGACATTTGTTTTGAAGATTCCCTATGACTGGCAGAATAATCTTCAATTATGCACATTCCAGGACAATGCTACAGACTGGAGAACTTCACATAGACATGGCATCTCAGCAGAGACACCAGCTCTGCTGCAGAAATTCCAGGAAATAGGGGTTTAAAATTTACAGctagtttttatttatttcattgttgcTTGTTTGCTCCCTTCCacatggctgaatggcctgcttctattttttatgtttctcttTGAGAGGAAGTGATTTTACTCCCTAGAAGCTGGAACAGCCAGTGTTGCAGTGACTAAGATCAGTGAACATTACACTGACACAGGTGGTACCTGGAATTCCACTTTCATCATTTAAACTGACATAAATGTACACCTCAACAAACAGTGCCAATGCTGGTGACCGCCCCCTCCTCTTAAAGTCACATCATGCCATAGGTGTCAGtcatggctcagtggtagcaatcCTGCCTCGCAATCAGAAGGTTGTcatttcaaatcccactccacagCTTGGAGTACAAATTCCTGGCTGGCACTCCAGGATACATTATCAGAGCAGGGCAGAAGGTAATATTAGGGGTACTGAGAGTGCCTATGGGGGAAATCTTCCGTGGGCTAAAGACACACTTGGAAAAGTGATGGGGCAGATCCATGAGTGAGGAACGGTTACAATATATTAGATACACCTGAATATTAGAAAATGACAGATCTGTGCAGCAATGCCAATTGCAAAATTACTCCAGGTGTTACCACCTTGAAACGTGAAATTTTAAGAAATGCTTATCGTTCAACATTGCCTCTTAAGCTTGGGTGTTAAGATTGTATGATGGCTCAGAATGCACTAGAAGATCACGAGGAACAGCTAGCAGTTTTGCTGGTCTTGTTTGGTAGAGTTTCTTTGCGAGTGGGTTTCCTCTTCATCTACCACTCTGCAGTGTGCAGAGTGCTGAGATTGGCCAAGAACAAGTTCATAGCCCACCTTGTACTCACCAGCATGTCTACTGGACCACCACCCAAACTGAGGGAAAGAACCCAATAACCAGGGCTTTGACCTTCCTCACTCATTCCAGCCTGATTGGATGACATTTCCGATCACCATGTCTTACTAACCCACGTCTTCACCAGGAAATATCCGaaactgattttgaaactacaaaaaaaaactttggtatcaaaaataggaaggcagattattatttgaaaggCAGTGGATACTCAGTAGACCTTACTGTCCTGATGCATCAGTCACTAAAAAGTGTGTAGATagaaaaggcggcaaatggtatgttggccttaatagcaggaggatttgagtatagaaatagggatgttttactgcaattgtatggaTGGTTGATGAGACTACAcccgagtattgtgtgcagttttcgtgtctttatcagaggaaggatgtccttgctatagagggactcagaaaaggtttaccaggctgattcccgggataggggaactgacatatgaggagaaatttatttcatttattattgtcacatattagtatacagtgaaaagtattatttcttgcgtgctctacagacagttgagtcggttaggattatatttactggagtttagaagagttgaGGGATCTCATAGTAACTTAgaacattctaacaggactagacacaggagcagatgcaggaaggatgttcctgatggcgaggtcatagtctaaggataaggggtaaacttttaggactgagattaagagaaatttcttcacccagagagtggttagcctgtggaattctctatcacagaaagtagttgaggccaaaacattgtatgttttcaagaaggatgtAGATACAGCACTTGAGCTGAAGGGGATCGAATgatatggggcgggggggggtggagggagggatgagttggatggtcagccatgattataatgaatggtggagcaggctcagatTCGATATTTGACTCCATATGAAAGCACCTTAAATTTAAGTTCACACAGCCGTTTAATTTGAACTTTTGCCCAATATTAACAGTCCCACCCCCAGCCTGATAGTTAATGTCAGGCTATGACTATGTCATAGTCTACGtcggaggtcacataccaaccggttcaagagcagcttcttccctactgccatcagacttttgaattggtcAGCGATATAACtatcatttcttgatgatataacatgcacaagttttaattggatATTATACCCCAATGTATGCATGTTGTAAGCTTAATTAATAATTAtgattggatagagataactcctctCCTCCATTGGTatgtgctaattacttgtaatcggaGTTGCACCTAGAGTTGCCAATGtctttctgaatttttcactctgaataACTTCATTCAGAGTCTTATAGCTATAGTCAACTTTTAATAAATTCATCTTAAACCActctgtgactttgtctggctacttgaggggaacgaTTGTTTTAAATACAACACGAAAACCATGCAACAGATTTGGCGCCAGGATGGAATTTCACTCAGGCCAACTGGAGGTAGCGGTGAGTATGAATCAGCAGAGTGCTATTGTCAAACCAACAACAGATTTAACAAATGAAATCGGCGCCCAAAGTAAAGCAAAGTGAAAAGGTGACAGAGGAACACACGGTGTCAACAAGACCATGGGCCATGGCGAAAGCCGAGAAAGTGAACAccaataatctcagcaggtctgacagcatctgagaggagagaatagagccaacatttcaagtcttgatgacccttcgtcagagctaagtgcaaagagaatcagcagagatttagctctgtcgaagggtcatccagactcgaaacattggctctattctctctgcatcGATGTTGCCAaacttgctgaaattttccagcattttctgtttttggattTACACTCAGTGCCACGTTCGCCTCTCACACTGGACATTTCAATCAACTTTGATGGCAATTTCCTGCCCTCACGAACACATggtccatcactgaccctccattTCTGGAGCTAAACTAATCAATATCCAGAAAAGAAACTGCCTCAACTACTCCCGTTTTTCCCGTTGTTATTTCACATTTTCATCTTTTGTTCAGTTTAAGCAGCGAGACTTCCGGGGTTGTCTGGGTTGCAGCCCCATTTTACCGTCGGCGGGGGGCGGAGCTCTCAGTGTCTCCGAAATGAAATCTCAGGTCCTCCAACACAGAGACTAAGAGCGAAATATGCCCGTCTGAACGTAGCTTCTATCTGAGGCATATTAACACTTACCTCAAGATACATGCAGGCCGCGAAAGATTCGTTCACGATGTTGCCGTTATGCTTGAAGCTTGGAAGCTGGGACACAAAATGAAAGCAGTTACTGGGCGAAATATTACACCAAGCAGTGTTCAAGAACAATTGGAAAGTTGTTACTCCAAATTTGAGAAATATTGAGTTTCTGTCAGACGGACCCAGACCCCGGCAGTGTACTGTACAA
The nucleotide sequence above comes from Mustelus asterias chromosome 4, sMusAst1.hap1.1, whole genome shotgun sequence. Encoded proteins:
- the LOC144492772 gene encoding glutathione S-transferase A-like, which produces MAENSVLFWGSGSPPCWRIMIALQEKKLYTMPQKLLSFDKQEHKSPEVLAINPRGQLPSFKHNGNIVNESFAACMYLESQFKSKGNQLIPDAPAEQALVYQRMFEVLTLHQKMADFAFYNWRVPEPERHETTLARNKSALTAEFTLWEGYLGKMGPRSYIAGDNFTMADVILFPQLALCVRFGLSQKKYPCLLDYYNRVKERPSIQTTWPPHWKESPPTMDPLKEV